The Aequorivita sublithincola DSM 14238 genome window below encodes:
- a CDS encoding Xaa-Pro dipeptidyl-peptidase, with product MKKYVLPLIVLAYTFSVSAQEKAEPWFKDGEAQIVPAFEDAKDWIRTDLWVETTFDTDGDGKPDRMHVDVTRPKQTETDGLKLPVVYESSPYFAGVAPEVEGAFHEVHHEIGALEKEIVHPSVTRRGERPIISNSQIKTWVPRGYIVLHSSSPGTGLSQGSPTVGGDNESLAPKAVIDWLNGRAKGYTTPYGTEEVKAYWTTGKVGMTGTSYNGTIPLAAATTGVEGLEAIIPIAPNTSYYHYYRSNGLVRSPGGYLGEDVDVLYDFIHSGDESKRAHNNKVYRDTEIKNGIDRKTGDYNEFWAGRDYLNDMKPMKAALFMSHGFNDWNVMPEHSYRIYKAAEEMGLPVKIYYHQKGHGGPPPFSMMNKWFTHYLFGIENDIEKGPKAWIVRENDDNGNPTPYADYPNPDAKNVMLHLKATSKNEGMLTAEKTKKQGTQTLVDDYNFSGEALSQLESSKNRLLFMTPILKEDLHLSGLSKLNIKLASSKLAANLSVWMVSLPWNTDKDAKITDNIISRGWADTQNYKSITESEPLIPGKFYDISFDLQPDDQIIPAGQQIGLVIFSSDSQFTLLPEPGTILTVDLDETTLEIPVVGGKKAFKKAVQMH from the coding sequence ATGAAAAAATACGTTTTACCTCTTATCGTTCTAGCTTATACATTTTCAGTAAGCGCCCAAGAAAAAGCCGAACCTTGGTTTAAAGACGGCGAAGCACAAATAGTTCCAGCTTTTGAAGATGCAAAAGATTGGATACGAACAGATTTATGGGTAGAAACAACTTTTGACACCGACGGCGATGGCAAACCAGACCGTATGCACGTTGACGTTACAAGACCCAAACAAACAGAAACTGACGGTTTAAAACTTCCTGTGGTTTATGAGTCTAGTCCGTATTTCGCAGGAGTTGCACCCGAAGTTGAAGGTGCTTTTCACGAGGTGCACCACGAAATTGGTGCTCTCGAAAAAGAAATCGTCCATCCTTCCGTAACAAGAAGAGGTGAACGTCCTATAATTTCCAACTCACAAATTAAAACTTGGGTTCCGCGAGGATATATCGTTTTACATTCTTCATCACCAGGGACGGGGCTTTCACAAGGTTCTCCAACCGTTGGCGGTGATAATGAATCCTTGGCGCCAAAAGCAGTTATCGATTGGTTAAACGGTCGCGCAAAAGGATACACAACTCCTTATGGAACCGAAGAAGTAAAGGCATATTGGACCACTGGAAAAGTGGGGATGACAGGAACTTCTTATAACGGAACAATTCCGTTAGCTGCTGCAACTACAGGCGTTGAAGGGCTAGAGGCAATTATTCCTATTGCGCCAAATACTTCCTATTATCATTATTATAGAAGCAACGGTTTGGTGCGTTCGCCCGGTGGTTATTTAGGTGAAGATGTTGATGTACTCTACGATTTTATACACAGTGGTGATGAGTCTAAACGTGCTCACAATAATAAAGTGTATCGCGATACTGAAATTAAAAACGGCATAGACCGCAAAACAGGCGATTACAATGAATTTTGGGCTGGTCGCGATTATCTTAATGACATGAAACCAATGAAAGCTGCATTATTTATGTCTCACGGGTTTAACGATTGGAACGTAATGCCAGAGCACAGTTACAGAATTTACAAGGCTGCCGAAGAAATGGGGCTTCCCGTAAAAATCTATTACCATCAAAAAGGACACGGTGGTCCACCTCCTTTTTCTATGATGAATAAATGGTTTACACATTACCTCTTCGGAATAGAAAATGATATTGAAAAAGGTCCAAAAGCTTGGATAGTTCGTGAAAATGATGACAATGGCAATCCTACACCCTACGCAGATTATCCAAATCCAGATGCCAAAAATGTTATGCTTCATTTAAAAGCAACTTCAAAAAATGAAGGAATGTTAACTGCTGAAAAAACTAAAAAACAAGGAACTCAGACTTTAGTTGATGATTATAATTTTTCAGGTGAAGCACTTTCGCAACTTGAAAGTTCAAAAAACAGATTGCTTTTTATGACACCAATTTTAAAGGAAGATTTACATCTTTCGGGCCTTTCAAAATTGAACATTAAATTGGCAAGCAGCAAACTTGCGGCAAATCTTTCTGTTTGGATGGTTTCCTTACCTTGGAACACTGACAAAGACGCAAAAATTACTGACAATATTATAAGTCGTGGTTGGGCAGACACGCAAAATTACAAATCCATTACAGAAAGTGAACCGTTAATACCGGGTAAATTTTATGATATTTCTTTTGATTTACAGCCAGACGATCAAATAATTCCTGCGGGACAGCAGATTGGGTTAGTGATATTTTCAAGCGACAGCCAATTCACGCTTTTGCCAGAACCTGGAACTATTCTCACTGTTGATCTTGATGAAACAACTCTTGAGATTCCAGTTGTGGGTGGGAAGAAGGCTTTTAAAAAAGCGGTTCAAATGCATTAA
- a CDS encoding enoyl-CoA hydratase/isomerase family protein: MKFQNILSETDNGITTITINRPSKLNALNRETIQELHDAFEAAEESSKTKIIIITGSGEKAFVAGADISEFADFSIEEGEKLAAKGQELLFDFVANLSKPVIAAVNGFALGGGLELAMAAHFRIASDNAKMGLPEVSLGVIPGYGGTQRLPQLVGKGRAMEMIMTAGMIDANQALQYGLVNHVTTPEELLEFTEKIAGKIMRNSSVAIASAISAINANYEDSIDGFEVEIEEFGNCFGTEDFKEGTQAFLQKRKADFPGK; this comes from the coding sequence CGCATTAAATCGTGAAACAATTCAAGAGTTACACGACGCCTTTGAAGCTGCAGAAGAATCATCAAAAACAAAAATAATTATCATAACGGGAAGCGGAGAAAAAGCATTCGTTGCTGGCGCAGATATTAGCGAGTTTGCAGATTTTTCAATTGAAGAAGGAGAAAAACTAGCCGCTAAAGGTCAAGAATTATTATTCGATTTTGTTGCAAATTTATCAAAACCAGTAATTGCAGCGGTAAATGGTTTTGCGCTTGGTGGTGGACTGGAATTGGCAATGGCAGCACATTTCCGCATAGCTTCAGATAATGCAAAAATGGGACTTCCTGAAGTTTCTCTTGGCGTAATACCTGGCTATGGCGGCACACAACGTTTACCACAATTAGTAGGCAAAGGTCGCGCAATGGAAATGATCATGACCGCCGGAATGATTGATGCTAACCAAGCACTTCAATATGGTTTAGTAAACCACGTTACTACTCCCGAAGAATTACTGGAATTCACAGAAAAAATTGCGGGAAAAATTATGCGGAATTCTTCCGTTGCAATCGCTTCAGCAATAAGTGCAATCAATGCTAATTATGAAGATAGCATAGACGGTTTTGAAGTTGAGATTGAAGAATTTGGAAACTGTTTTGGAACCGAAGATTTTAAAGAGGGAACACAGGCATTTCTTCAAAAGAGAAAAGCAGATTTTCCTGGAAAATAA